TGCCAGGCAAGTCGGACGATCAAGGCGCGGTGCGGGGCGGCGCGGCGCCGGGCACGCACGCCGAGGGGGGCACCGCTTGGCGGTGCCCCCCTCGGGTCAAGCTTTGTAGGGTTACTTCGGGTTCGTGTCGGCGCCCCGCCACGTGAACTCGGGGTCGGCCGCCACCTCCACGGCAATCTTGACAAGGTCGTCGGCGTACTTGTTGGCGTGGTGTCCGCAGAACACCAGCTCGCCCCCACCGGCCAGCTTCACACGCATCTTGCCCGCCGCGTTGCAGCGGTCGCACCGTTCATCGGCGGCTGGGGCAGCCACCGTCGCCGGCGGCGGCGTGAGGGTCTGGGTCATCGCCTTCCTCCTCTGGTCGTCACCGATGCTGAAATACATCGTCGATCCTTCGAGTCCAGCAACGCCGAACCCGCCATTGTCATTCAGCTCGTTACCCACGAAGACCTCAACGCCGGCCGCGTCGGGGGCCTTCCCGGCTGGGCCTCGGGGGGACCGGGGTCACAGTCGGTGGGCGGTAAAGCCTACCTGGTCAGACGGGCTACCTGGGGAGATGACCCGTCCTGGACAGTGTGCCGTTCCACCAGAGTGCCACGTCAACCATCGCGAGTCGAACAGAAACAGATCGCGTAGCCGTCTATATACGTACGGTGAGCGGTTCTGTACGTTCGGTGGATGCCGTTCGTCCGATTCGCGATGAATGTCGACTTGACCTGCCGGGATCAGTCGAGGTAGTCGCGCAACACCTGCGAGCGCGACGGGTGCCGCAGCTTCGACATCGTCTTCGACTCGATCTGCCGGATGCGCTCGCGGGTGACCCCGTACACCTGCCCGATCTCGTCTAAAGTCCGCGGCTGGCCGTCGGTGAGGCCGAAGCGCAGCCGCACCACGCCCGCCTCGCGCTCGGACAGCGTCTGCAGCACCTGCTGGAGCTGGTCCTGCAGCAGCGAGAAGGAGACCGCGTCGACGGCCACGACCGCCTCGGAGTCCTCGATGAAGTCGCCGAGCTGGCTGTCGCCCTCGTCGCCGATGGTCTGGTCCAGCGAGATGGGCTCCCGGGCGTACTGCTGGATCTCCAGCACCTTCTCCGGGGTGATGTCCATCTCCTTGGCCAGCTCCTCCGGGGTGGGCTCGCGGCCCAGGTCCTGGAGCAGCTCGCGCTGGATGCGGCCGAGCTTGTTGATCACTTCGACCATGTGCACCGGGATGCGGATGGTGCGGGCCTGGTCGGCCATGGCGCGGGTGATCGCCTGCCGGATCCACCAGGTGGCGTACGTGGAGAACTTGTAGCCCTTGGTGTAGTCGAACTTCTCGACGGCGCGGATGAGGCCGAGGTTGCCCTCCTGGATCAGGTCCAGGAACGCCATGCCGCGGCCGGTGTAGCGCTTGGCCAGCGAGACCACCAGGCGGAGGTTGGCCTCCAGCAGGTGGTTCTTGGCGCGCTCGCCGTCGCGGGAGACCCACAGCAGGTCGCGCTGCATGTCGCGGGTGAGCTGCAGGCCCTCCTCCTCGGCCTGGCGCAGCCGCTCCGCGGCGAACAGGCCGGCCTCGATCCGCTTGGCGAGCTCGACCTCCTGCTCCGCGTTGAGCAGCGGGACCTTGCCGATCTGCTTGAGGTAGGCCCGGACGGAGTCGGCCGACGCGGTCAGCTCGGCGTCCTTGCGGGCCTGCTTGAGGGCCTCGGACTCCTCGGCGTCCCACTCGAAGTCGTCCGCGGCGGCGGCGTCGGCCTCGGCGGCCTGGGCCATCTCCACGGGCTCGTCGACGACGACGTCCTCGAGGTCGGCGGCCAGCTCCTCGACGGAGAGGTCGACGCCGTCGGGCTCGTCGCCCTCGCCGGGCTCGCCCTTGGGCTTGGCGGCCTTGGCCGGAGCCGCCTTGTCGGCTGTCTTCTTCTCGACAGCCTTCTTGGCGGCGGCCTTCTTCGCGGGTGCCTTCGCGGCCTTGGCGGACGACTCGTCGGCGGTCTCCTCGGCCTTGGCGGCGGCCTTGGCCGGAGCGGCCTTCACGGCCTTGGCGGGTGCGGCCTTCGCCGGGACGGCCTTGGCGGCGGGCGCCTTGGCGGCGTCAGCGCCGTCGGTCTCGGCGGGCTTGGCCTGCTTGGGCGGGGCGGGCTTGGCGACCTTCGCCGCCGCGGGCTGCGCGGTCTTGGCGGTGGTCGCCTTGGAGGCGGGCGTCGCGGCGCGGGCCGCGGCCACCTTGCGACGGCCGTTGGCCGAGTCGTCGACCTCGACGGTCACGCCCGCCTCGAGCAGTGCGCGCAGCAGCTTCTTGGCCTGGGCGGGGGTGACGTCGGCAGCCTCCACGGTGCGCGCCACATCCGCAGGCGTAAGCCGGCCGCCGGCGCCTGCGGCTTGGGCGATCAGCATGTCGGTGAGCGAACGAACGTCGGCGCTGATCTGGCGGGCTTCAGTCACGGACGACCTTCCGGAGGCGAGGTACGAGCAGAGATCATACGGCTTAGCGCCACGGCGCGGCTGCGCGTCGCGATGGGTCAGCCAGTGTGAAGTGTGGATGCGCCTCGTGCCATCGGCACGTGGCAGGCGTGAATTGTAGCGCCGTACTCGGCGATCATCTCGGCGCGCACGCCGCAGGCGGTCCGCGAGCGGAGCCGGGGGCCTTGGCAGGATGGCACCAGGTGACGAGGAGGACGGTCGTGAACGAGCTGGAACTGCTGGACATCGCGGTACAGGTGGCCGGTGAGGCGGCCGACACGGCCCGCCGTATGCGCAACGAGGCGATCACCGATGTGGGCACGAAATCCACCGCGACCGACGTGGTGACGGCCGCGGATCGCGCGGTCGAGGAGCAGGTGATCGCCGCGCTGGCGGCACGGCGTCCAGGTGACACGGTACTCGGTGAGGAGTTCGGCGGCGCGGCCGTTTCCGCGCCCGCGGGCGGGGTGCGCTGGATCGTCGACCCGATCGACGGCACCGTGAACTACCTGTACGGCCTGGAGTACTACGCCGTCTCGATCGCCGCGGAGGTCGACGGCGAGATCGTGGCGGGTGTCGTACGCCACGCCACGACGGGGGAGACGTGGACCGCGGCGAAGGGGCACGGCGCGTTCCGGGACGGCGTCCGGCTGACCGGCTCCCGGGCCGTCGAGCTGCCCCTGTCGCTGATCGGCACGGGGTTCGGCTACGCCAGGGAGCGCCGCGCGCACCAGGCCGCGGTCGCCGCGCACGTGCTGCCGCGGGTGCGCGACATCCGGCGGATGGGCTCGGCCGCGCTGGACCTGTGCGCGGCGGCGGAGGGCCGGCTGGACGCGTTCTACGAGAAGGGCCTGGCCGAGTGGGACCTGGCCGCCGGCGGCCTGATCGCCCGCGAGGCTGGCCTGCTGGTCACCGGCCTGTCGGGGCGGCCGGCCGGGCCCGACATGGTGCTGGCGGCCCCGCCCGCGCTGCACGGCCCGCTGGACGAGCTGCTCACCGGTCTCGACGCGGACGCCGGTCCGTAGCCCCGCAACGAGCGAAGCTCCCCTCCTGCGGTCAGTGCAGGAGGGGAGCTTCGCCGGTGAGAAACGGGCCCGGGGCGGCGCCGTTCGGCTCAGGGCTGCTGGGCGCAGGTGCCCGGGGGCAGGATCGGGTTGCCCAGCGCGGCGACCGCCTGCCGCATCTCGGTGGGGGTGGCAAGCTGCTTGAACTCGCCGCCGATGATCACATCGATGGTGTCGTCCTCGCGCTTGATGTTGAAGCCGTCCTCCTCGACCGCGTTCAGGAAGTACGCCCGCAGCAGCTGCGCCGCGCCGACCGCCTTCGGCCCGTACCGCAGCTGCGCGACGATGTCGGGCTGCTTCTTCGGGTCAGTGCCGGTCTTCTCGACCTTGAACTTGCGGTTCGTGAAGTCGTCTGCCACGTTGCGGGCCAGATCGACCTTGTTGGTGGCGTTGTAGACGTTGATCTTCACTTCGCTCTCGGAGTCGGGCAGCTTGTTGTTGACGGGGACGTAGCCCGCCGGGCAGCTCTCGACGACGGGAGCCTCGGCCTGCGTGTCACGATTGAGCGTGATCACGGCCAGGGTGATGCCGATGATCGCCAGGGTGCTGATGAGGGCGATCGCTCGAATTCGTGCCATTTGCATCTCGGTGCCGCTCCCCGTGA
The Catellatospora sp. IY07-71 DNA segment above includes these coding regions:
- a CDS encoding inositol monophosphatase family protein, whose protein sequence is MNELELLDIAVQVAGEAADTARRMRNEAITDVGTKSTATDVVTAADRAVEEQVIAALAARRPGDTVLGEEFGGAAVSAPAGGVRWIVDPIDGTVNYLYGLEYYAVSIAAEVDGEIVAGVVRHATTGETWTAAKGHGAFRDGVRLTGSRAVELPLSLIGTGFGYARERRAHQAAVAAHVLPRVRDIRRMGSAALDLCAAAEGRLDAFYEKGLAEWDLAAGGLIAREAGLLVTGLSGRPAGPDMVLAAPPALHGPLDELLTGLDADAGP
- a CDS encoding RNA polymerase sigma factor, whose translation is MTEARQISADVRSLTDMLIAQAAGAGGRLTPADVARTVEAADVTPAQAKKLLRALLEAGVTVEVDDSANGRRKVAAARAATPASKATTAKTAQPAAAKVAKPAPPKQAKPAETDGADAAKAPAAKAVPAKAAPAKAVKAAPAKAAAKAEETADESSAKAAKAPAKKAAAKKAVEKKTADKAAPAKAAKPKGEPGEGDEPDGVDLSVEELAADLEDVVVDEPVEMAQAAEADAAAADDFEWDAEESEALKQARKDAELTASADSVRAYLKQIGKVPLLNAEQEVELAKRIEAGLFAAERLRQAEEEGLQLTRDMQRDLLWVSRDGERAKNHLLEANLRLVVSLAKRYTGRGMAFLDLIQEGNLGLIRAVEKFDYTKGYKFSTYATWWIRQAITRAMADQARTIRIPVHMVEVINKLGRIQRELLQDLGREPTPEELAKEMDITPEKVLEIQQYAREPISLDQTIGDEGDSQLGDFIEDSEAVVAVDAVSFSLLQDQLQQVLQTLSEREAGVVRLRFGLTDGQPRTLDEIGQVYGVTRERIRQIESKTMSKLRHPSRSQVLRDYLD
- a CDS encoding LytR C-terminal domain-containing protein, encoding MARIRAIALISTLAIIGITLAVITLNRDTQAEAPVVESCPAGYVPVNNKLPDSESEVKINVYNATNKVDLARNVADDFTNRKFKVEKTGTDPKKQPDIVAQLRYGPKAVGAAQLLRAYFLNAVEEDGFNIKREDDTIDVIIGGEFKQLATPTEMRQAVAALGNPILPPGTCAQQP